TtacttaaggaatgaatttaaaatttattagttttatacgatataaaatggtttataaaaaagcgtaaactgccccaaaccattttatatcgtataaaactaataaattttaaattcattccttataatttaattttcaacaacaaaagattcaaagttttatgtttatttcgtACGTTAcaacattaaatttaaaattaaccgCGCAAGAATACGTCATTCTATAGTAACGGATTGACCTAAATATCGAAGCGGAGAAAGACGGCCATGTTTGTTTGGAATGTAAACGTTCACAGAACGAGATGTGTTGGATTAATCTACTTAGAAGTGAAATTAAACACACACTGGTGAAAGGCAGAATTCGCTATAAACCCCGAGGAGAAGGTAGATGATTGAAAAGCAATTGGGATCTCTGCAGATGTCGTTGGAGCTGTAACTGAGAATTCATATTCATTGCCATTGGGAGGTTTACTAACGGCGTGGTTGGCTGAAATTGGGTCGCTTGTTTCGTTTTGAGGAACTACCAAATTTGATAAAGCTTTACTCATGGAAGCCTTTTGGTAAGTAGAACAATCTCTACTATAGCTTCTCACAGAAGATTCATTTTTATGGCCACTCATATGCATAATGTGTCGAACCTCAAAACCTGCGTCGTTCATTCCTTGGATTGAGGTTGAACGTAGGCTATGTGCAGTGTAAGTTTTACTGCATTTTGCATTTTTACAAATGTCGGCCATGAACCGAGTGAATTGGTATTTTTTTATCGGAACATCTGTGTACCAAATTTCCTCAGTTGTTGGAGATTTAAGCGCTTCCTTTGAACatctgttaaataaaaatgttgccTTAGGGTCCAACTTCGAGAGGTAGAGTTTCAAAGAGGCGACTGGACATTTTGCCCCAGCAGAAGGTACCTCATACATTCTTTTCTCTTTTGGGTTTTCATTTGCATCAATTCCTCCTTGCCAATTTTTCTGTTTCGTTTCATGTGACAAAGCAACATATTCCTGTTTATTTTCATcaacatgaaattcaaatgattcaGTTTTTAGTTGTTCATGAAATTCTAACCCCCTGCTAATAAATTGAATTGCAATAAGTAACCAGATTCGGAATCTTAAAGAGATTGGTGTTGGTTCCCCGAAAACATAGGCAGAAATTTTGTCTAGGTCCTGTTTAGGAATGATTTCATTGTGTTTGATTGGTCGTGAGAGGCCATCTTGTAGGTTTTTCTTTAGTTTTCCATCTAAAACATTGTTACTTTCTCTAAATTCTCGGTCACGTACGATATCAAATTGTCGTCCAATATCATGAATGTGACGGTTTAATGCTGATCTTATGCTTTTGAATGTATTGTTATGATATTCGGACGCTTGTTGTTTGGTCATAGATTGAGATCTTTTTTCATTTGGCCTTGGTGCAGCCTCTGCATAGAACTTTTCAAGATGGCTATTGAGCTCAGGTGCagaaattgaatgaaagttGGTTGGCTGCCCAAGAGCCTCAACACTCCATTCtgttaataaatttgaaatttttgttttgaacatatcaaattatttatcatgcttatttacatgtacataaatccAGATAGCTTAATGTTAAAGCAACCATGCATTTTGTGTGGGGAATTTGGGTTCAAGTCCCAATCTGGATGTACAAAATGTAAGTGATGATGActtgatattttcaattttagcatttcattaaatatttaaatcataaatttaccttgaaacaAATTTAATCCCCACTTAGTGTTAGATTTTGTGGCTTTTGACTGTCTTCTTTCTTTAAGATCCTGAATTTCTGCATCACTGACAGATTTAAATCTCTTGCTATAGGATGGCTCTTGCAACAttgtttcttctgtttttatAGGGCTTAAAACCCTCTCAAGCTCCTCCTCTGCTTCATTTGTTGATGTTGAGACATCAAATTTACCATCCAGTAATTGGTGCAGTGTGTCCCAATCAATATCTATAATCTCTATAGTCTCCCCTACACCCAGCATCTCAAAATCTGCCATGTTGTTTATAAGCAGACGACAACAAACCAAACAACTATAGTTCCATCTGAATTTTGTCTCAATAATATATTTGGTATAAACCTTgtcttaattgtttaaatgaacaatacaaacaattttttttaa
This genomic window from Magallana gigas chromosome 5, xbMagGiga1.1, whole genome shotgun sequence contains:
- the LOC105332792 gene encoding uncharacterized protein, which translates into the protein MADFEMLGVGETIEIIDIDWDTLHQLLDGKFDVSTSTNEAEEELERVLSPIKTEETMLQEPSYSKRFKSVSDAEIQDLKERRQSKATKSNTKWGLNLFQEWSVEALGQPTNFHSISAPELNSHLEKFYAEAAPRPNEKRSQSMTKQQASEYHNNTFKSIRSALNRHIHDIGRQFDIVRDREFRESNNVLDGKLKKNLQDGLSRPIKHNEIIPKQDLDKISAYVFGEPTPISLRFRIWLLIAIQFISRGLEFHEQLKTESFEFHVDENKQEYVALSHETKQKNWQGGIDANENPKEKRMYEVPSAGAKCPVASLKLYLSKLDPKATFLFNRCSKEALKSPTTEEIWYTDVPIKKYQFTRFMADICKNAKCSKTYTAHSLRSTSIQGMNDAGFEVRHIMHMSGHKNESSVRSYSRDCSTYQKASMSKALSNLVVPQNETSDPISANHAVSKPPNGNEYEFSVTAPTTSAEIPIAFQSSTFSSGFIANSAFHQCVFNFTSK